From a region of the Primulina eburnea isolate SZY01 chromosome 7, ASM2296580v1, whole genome shotgun sequence genome:
- the LOC140836056 gene encoding histone H4: MSGRGKGGKGLGKGGAKRHRKVLRDNIQGITKPAIRRLARRGGVKRISGLIYEETRGVLKIFLENVIRDAVTYTEHARRKTVTAMDVVYALKRQGRTLYGFGG, encoded by the coding sequence ATGTCTGGGCGAGGAAAAGGCGGCAAGGGTTTGGGAAAGGGCGGAGCAAAGCGGCACCGCAAGGTGCTGAGGGACAACATTCAGGGCATCACCAAGCCGGCGATTCGGCGTCTGGCTCGCCGAGGTGGAGTAAAGCGCATCAGCGGCCTCATCTACGAGGAGACGCGCGGTGTGCTAAAAATCTTCCTCGAGAACGTTATCCGTGACGCTGTTACATACACGGAGCATGCCCGGCGGAAGACCGTGACGGCCATGGATGTCGTTTACGCTCTCAAGAGGCAAGGCCGCACCCTATATGGATTTGGAGGTTAG
- the LOC140836886 gene encoding LOW QUALITY PROTEIN: kinesin-like protein KIN-14F (The sequence of the model RefSeq protein was modified relative to this genomic sequence to represent the inferred CDS: inserted 2 bases in 1 codon) yields MPQEISYSCGSKFSSPGKNLRGLKGLIHSNGETSYPEEIINDRELAQRKADESAARRYQAAQWLREMDHGATEVLPKEPTEYGFCLALRNGLVLCNVLNKVNPGAVHKVVENPLVDVQATEGAAQSAIQYFENMRNFLVAVGKMKLLTFEASDLEKGGSSSKVVDCILCLKGYHEWKQSGGIGVWRYGGTVRITSLKESPHSVVGSESAXDESVIGSESSQYEQLIESLQSFTESREESRAANVLTFIFDHFSLCLLQAYVAENNESGDDLPLNPMVIDIMLRTVVKDFSDLLVAQSNQLGLFLKKLLLTNGTPQTKCQFLEAISKYLGKRTSLASKDVSEFCICGGKGELASSRNKASSSHAVLLDFQQKQLEDLKTLLREMKQEVYQVHVGQEKGLQWLGHHVKGLEVAASSYHEVLEENRLLYNQVQDLKGTIRVYCRVRPFLSEQCKGQSTVDYIGENGNIMIVNPQKQGKEARRVFSFNKVFGTNVSQQQIYADTQPLVRSVLDGYNVCIFAYGQTGSGKTYTMSGPDLIREETWGVNYRALRELFQISNARSDVVNYEVGVQMIEIYNEQVRDLLVSDGSNRRLDIRNNSQRNGLNVPDASLIYVKCTQDVLDLMKIGQRNRAVGATALNERSSRSHSILTVHVQGQELVSGTTLKGCLHLVDLAGSERVDKSEAVGERLKEAQHINRSLSALGDVIAALAQKSCHVPYRNSKLTQVLQDSLGGHAKTLMFVHINPDINSLGETVSTLKFAERVATIDLGAAQSNKETCQIREFKEEISNLKLSLERKEAELEQLKSRTNIRGAVSPVRISKHNSILLKPEIEQPLVDAQNTEVRSCSSGKHRRLRFPSKFMDKDVTPKIPVSEERPVSSIKPRSPSPPVRRSISTDRGALTRPSVSVHKSTTIAHAIAPSKVNVRLYQEPLKQDNFPDVSNSLQRVTFRKINSENEEEQFKQVLNVRQGGIRKTKPESKTKARHQSSARIHKSGVADKLLSDMDSGKLLEQTQKLDFSDPENDPGPVRSPANDSITMKKLHRNSSSDSQNVEPRELLQKAKENKFSVVCQNVKESGNSSLPEYQRSRSTPRGKFII; encoded by the exons CTGCGAGGCGATACCAGGCGGCGCAATGGCTGCGGGAGATGGACCACGGCGCAACGGAGGTGCTGCCGAAAGAGCCGACAGAGTACGGGTTCTGTTTGGCTCTCCGGAATGGCCTAGTTCTATGCAATGTCCTCAACAAAGTCAATCCCGGGGCCGTTCACAAG GTGGTGGAAAATCCATTGGTGGACGTGCAGGCCACGGAGGGTGCAGCACAGTCTGCTATCCAGTATTTTGAGAACATGAGAAATTTTCTTGTGGCTGTTGGTAAAATGAAGCTGCTTACTTTTGAGGCATCTGATCTTGAAAAG GGTGGTTCATCAAGCAAAGTAGTGgattgcattctctgcctgaAAGGATATCATGAATGGAAGCAATCTGGAGGAATTGGAGTCTGGAGATATGGAGGAACAGTTAGAATTACGTCCTTGAAAGAATCACCACATTCTGTAGTGGGTAGTGAAAGTGC TGATGAATCAGTCATAGGTTCTGAATCGTCACAATATGAACAGTTGATAGAGTCCCTCCAATCATTTACTGAGTCACGTGAGGAATCCAGGGCCGCCAATGTACTCACATTCATATTCGATCATTTTAGCCTTTGTCTCTTGCAAGCTTATGTGGCAGAGAACAATGAATCTGGAGATGACTTGCCTTTAAATCCAATG GTCATTGATATTATGCTGAGGACGGTTGTTAAAGATTTTTCAGATTTATTGGTTGCTCAAAGTAATCAG CTTGgattatttttgaagaaacttCTGCTAACAAATGGCACTCCGCAGACAAAATGTCAATTCCTTGAAGCCATATCAAAGTACCTAGGCAAAAGAACTAGCCTTGCATCAAAAGATGTATCTGAATTCTGCATATGTGGTGGAAAAGGTGAACTGGCGTCGTCTAGGAATAAGGCCTCTTCCAGCCATGCAGTGCTGCTTGATTTTCAACAGAAACAACTAGAG GATCTAAAAACACTTCTTAGAGAGATGAAACAAGAAGTCTACCAGGTTCACGTAGGACAGGAGAAAGGACTCCAATGGCTGG GGCACCATGTCAAGGGCCTTGAAGTGGCTGCGTCTTCCTATCACGAAGTTTTGGAAGAAAACCGTCTTCTCTATAATCAAGTCCAAGACCTAAAAG GAACAATCAGAGTTTACTGTAGGGTACGACCTTTCCTCTCGGAACAATGTAAAGGGCAGTCAACTGTTGATTATATCGGAGAGAATGGAAACATCATGATTGTCAACCCCCAGAAGCAGGGTAAAGAAGCAAGGAGGGTCTTCTCGTTCAACAAAGTTTTTGGGACAAATGTGTCGCAGC AACAAATATATGCAGATACCCAACCTCTGGTCAGATCTGTTCTAGATGGTTACAATGTTTGCATATTTGCATATGGTCAGACCGGATCTGGGAAGACATATACAATG AGCGGCCCTGACTTGATAAGAGAGGAAACATGGGGTGTCAATTATCGAGCTCTGCGTGAGCtgtttcaaatttcaaatgcCAGATCAGATGTTGTAAACTATGAAGTTGGAGTCCAAATGATTGAAATTTACAACGAACAAGTTAGAGACTTATTGGTCTCTGATGGGAGTAACCGAAG ATTAGATATTCGAAATAATTCTCAGCGAAATGGTCTCAATGTTCCTGATGCAAGCTTGATATATGTTAAATGTACCCAAGATGTTCTTGATTTGATGAAAATTGGACAAAGAAATCGTGCCGTGGGTGCCACAGCTTTGAATGAGAGGAGTAGTCGATCTCACAG CATTTTGACTGTTCATGTTCAAGGACAAGAACTAGTTTCAGGAACCACACTAAAGGGTTGCCTTCATTTAGTAGATTTAGCTGGAAGCGAGAGAGTCGACAAATCTGAAGCTGTTGGTGAGAGACTAAAAGAAGCTCAGCACATTAATAGATCTCTTTCTGCTCTTGGAGATGTCATTGCTGCTCTGGCACAAAAGAGTTGTCATGTTCCTTACAGGAACAGTAAGCTGACTCAAGTGTTACAAGATTCTTTAG GGGGGCATGCAAAGACGTTGATGTTTGTGCATATAAACCCAGATATCAATTCTCTAGGAGAGACAGTTAGCACCTTGAAGTTTGCTGAAAGAGTCGCCACAATTGATCTTGGGGCAGCCCAATCAAATAAAGAAACCTGTCAAATTAGGGAATTCAAAGAAGAG ATTTCAAACCTTAAATTATCATTGGAGAGAAAGGAAGCTGAATTGGAGCAGTTGAAAAGTCGCACGAATATTCGAGGCGCTGTATCACCTGTTCGGATATCAAAACATAACAGCATTCTTTTGAAGCCTGAAATTGAGCAACCACTTGTGGATGCTCAAAACACGGAG GTAAGAAGTTGTTCCTCTGGTAAGCACAGAAGACTTCGATTTCCCTCTAAATTCATGGACAAGGATGTCACGCCAAAGATCCCCGTCTCCGAAGAAAGACCTGTAAGCTCCATCAAGCCAAGATCTCCATCTCCTCCAGTTAGGAGATCGATATCCACTGACCGAGGTGCCCTCACCAGACCTAGTGTTTCAGTACATAAATCTACCACCATTGCACATGCAATAGCACCATCAAAGGTTAACGTGCGTCTGTATCAAGAACCACTAAAACAAGATAATTTTCCAGACGTATCGAACAGTCTCCAAAGGGTCACTTTTCGAAAAATTAATTCAGAAAATGAAGAGGAGCAATTCAAACAAGTGCTAAATGTAAGGCAGGGTGGCATTAGAAAAACCAAACCAGAGAGTAAGACAAAGGCCAGGCATCAGTCATCTGCTAGAATTCACAAGTCCGGAGTTGCAGATAAACTGCTTTCAGATATGGACTCTGGTAAACTACTGGAGCAGACCCAAAAACTTGATTTCTCAGATCCTGAAAATGACCCTGGACCTGTCAGATCGCCAGCTAATGATAGCATTACTATGAAGAAGCTACACAGGAACTCCTCGAGTGACTCTCAAAATGTAGAGCCAAG AGAACTACTGCAAAAGGCAAAGGAAAACAAATTTTCCGTCGTATGTCAGAATGTGAAGGAATCGGGCAATTCATCTCTGCCAGAATATCAAAGGAGCAGATCTACGCCACGCGGGAAATTCATTATTTGA
- the LOC140836887 gene encoding LRR receptor-like serine/threonine-protein kinase RGI3, producing the protein MAAPSRNHPSTFLHLFFSFTSLFVSTSMLLFTSCSAINDEQGLALLTWKKGLNDSSKALSDWSALDQSPCTWYGIHCNSNGDVVKIILQSIDLQGPLPSNFQSLRLLNTLVLSSANLTGTIPKEFGDYLELVMIDISDNSIVGEIPVEICRLNKLQDLSVDTNLLTGGIPTEIGNLTMIKNLMFFDNKLSGEVPRTVGNLRNLEAFRAGGNQNLEGELPWEIGNCSNLVILGLAETGISGSLPASIGMLKKLQTIAMYTSMLSGSIPEEIGNCSDLQNLYLYQNSITGSIPRQIGGLKMLRNLLLWQNSMVGTIPFELGSCSGLRVVDLSENLLTGSVPTSVGNLLELQELQFSVNQLSGTIPSEISKCGALTHLEVDNNQFYGEIPVQIGELTSLNLFFAWKNNLTGMIPESLSQCVNLQALDLSYNQLFGPIPKQIFKLTNLTKLLLISNNLSGFIPPDIGNCTNLYRFRISDNMLGGTVPLEIGGLKILNFLDMSNNHLEGGIPPSISGCENLEFLDLHSNALTGPLPDTLPKSLQFVDISDNRLTGNLTPSIGYLTKITKLNLGNNQLVGSIPSAIMSCNKLQLVDLGSNGFFGDIPKELGRLPSLEIALNLSNNQFTGVIPDEFSNLGKLAVLDLSYNKLSGTLEILKNLQNLVSLNVSFNDFSGDLPNTPFFRKLPFSDLAGNKNLHISGGVIPSVGTYGHDKPTMKIAMPILVSTSAVLALLAIYLLVRSQVAKNKSIEKDTWEMTLYQKMEFSVDDITRNLTSSNVIGTGSSGVVYKVTVPSGATLAVKKMWSSEESGAFDSEIRTLGSIRHKNIVRLLGWGSNTTLKLLFYDYLPNGSLSSLLHGAGKGRADWEARYDVILGIAHALAYLHHDCVPPIIHGDVKAMNVLLGRQMEPYLADFGLARLLNRETDIRDTLKQSQRPHLAGSYGYIAPEHASMQCIMEKSDVYSFGVVLLEVLTGRHPLDPTLPGGAHLVQWVREHLHSKHDPVDILDPKLRGRADPQMHEMLQTLAVSFLCLGARPDDRPMMKDIVAMLEEIRHADPVRTDTDLLKGNISGNHRSPSTKNVVLQGSSSCSFEFSDESV; encoded by the exons ATGGCTGCACCCTCAAGAAACCATCCCTCCACTTTTCTTCATCTCTTCTTCTCTTTCACCTCTCTCTTTGTATCCACCTCTATGCTTCTCTTCACTTCTTGTTCCGCCATTAATGATGAGCAGGGTCTAGCTCTGTTGACATGGAAGAAAGGATTGAATGATTCTTCGAAGGCTCTTTCGGATTGGAGTGCTTTAGACCAAAGTCCCTGTACTTGGTATGGCATACACTGCAACTCCAATGGCGACGTGGTGAAGATTATCTTGCAATCAATAGACTTGCAGGGTCCATTGCCTTCAAATTTCCAGTCACTCAGGTTACTGAATACTCTGGTTCTTTCGTCCGCGAATCTAACTGGCACGATCCCGAAAGAGTTTGGAGATTATCTTGAGCTGGTTATGATTGATATCAGCGATAACTCCATTGTCGGGGAGATTCCGGTTGAAATTTGCAGGTTGAATAAGCTTCAAGACTTGTCCGTCGACACAAATCTGTTGACAGGTGGCATCCCTACGGAGATTGGGAATCTCACTATGATTAAGAATCTTATGTTCTTTGACAACAAGCTCAGCGGCGAGGTTCCCAGGACTGTAGGGAATTTGAGAAATCTTGAGGCATTCAGAGCTGGGGGCAATCAGAATCTGGAGGGTGAATTGCCTTGGGAGATTGGCAACTGCAGCAACTTGGTTATTCTTGGCCTCGCAGAAACCGGCATTTCTGGGAGTTTGCCGGCGTCAATTGGGATGCTTAAAAAGCTTCAAACAATAGCAATGTATACATCTATGCTGTCTGGTTCAATCCCTGAAGAGATTGGAAACTGCAGCGACTTGCAGAACCTGTATTTGTATCAGAATTCGATCACAGGTTCGATTCCAAGACAGATAGGGGGACTCAAAATGCTTAGGAATCTACTGTTATGGCAGAACAGTATGGTCGGAACAATTCCATTCGAGCTTGGAAGCTGCAGCGGTTTAAGGGTTGTAGATTTGTCGGAGAATCTATTGACAGGGAGCGTACCAACAAGTGTTGGGAATCTTTTGGAGCTCCAGGAACTGCAGTTTAGTGTCAACCAGCTATCCGGTACTATACCTTCTGAGATATCCAAATGTGGTGCTCTGACTCATCTTGAAGTCGACAATAACCAATTTTATGGAGAAATCCCGGTTCAGATTGGCGAATTAACCAGCTTGAACCTGTTTTTCGCCTGGAAGAATAACTTAACAGGCATGATTCCTGAATCTTTATCTCAGTGTGTGAATCTCCAGGCTCTTGATCTTTCTTACAATCAGCTCTTTGGTCCGATCCCAAAACAGATTTTTAAGTTGACAAATCTGACAAAACTGCTCCTCATCTCCAACAATCTTTCGGGTTTTATACCGCCTGATATAGGAAACTGTACGAATTTGTACAGATTCAGAATAAGTGACAACATGTTGGGGGGTACTGTTCCATTGGAAATCGGAgggttgaaaattttaaattttcttgataTGAGCAACAATCATCTTGAAGGCGGCATTCCTCCTTCCATTTCTGGCTGTGAAAACCTCGAGTTCCTTGATCTTCACTCAAACGCTCTTACCGGCCCTTTACCTGATACCCTCCCGAAAAGTCTGCAGTTTGTGGACATTTCAGACAACAGGTTAACTGGCAACCTAACTCCTAGCATCGGTTACTTAACGAAAATAACCAAACTCAATCTCGGGAACAACCAACTAGTTGGCAGTATCCCATCTGCAATCATGTCCTGCAATAAGCTACAACTAGTTGATCTTGGGAGCAATGGTTTTTTCGGTGATATACCGAAAGAACTGGGCAGACTTCCATCACTGGAAATCGCTCTAAACCTCAGCAATAATCAATTCACTGGTGTGATACCAGACGAATTTTCAAATCTTGGCAAATTAGCAGTTCTCGACCTTTCCTACAACAAACTTTCTGGAACCCTTGAAATTCTCAAAAACCTTCAAAACCTCGTGTCCCTCAATGTGTCGTTCAACGATTTCTCAGGTGATTTGCCTAACACCCCGTTCTTCCGGAAGCTGCCTTTCAGTGACCTTGCAGGTAACAAAAATCTCCACATCTCTGGTGGAGTTATCCCCTCTGTTGGTACTTATGGCCATGATAAACCCACCATGAAGATAGCGATGCCGATTCTTGTCAGCACCAGTGCAGTGCTTGCGCTGCTCGCTATTTACCTGCTAGTACGCTCCCAAGTGGCTAAGAATAAATCTATTGAAAAGGACACTTGGGAGATGACTTTGTATCAAAAGATGGAGTTCTCAGTTGATGACATTACACGAAACCTCACGTCATCTAATGTCATTGGGACTGGAAGCTCCGGGGTTGTGTACAAGGTTACAGTTCCTAGTGGAGCGACTCTAGCCGTGAAAAAGATGTGGTCATCCGAAGAATCAGGAGCATTTGATTCTGAAATTCGGACTCTTGGTTCAATCAGACATAAGAACATTGTCCGGCTTCTGGGCTGGGGTTCAAACACGACACTGAAACTTTTATTCTACGATTACCTACCTAATGGGAGCTTGAGTTCACTTCTTCATGGAGCTGGCAAGGGACGGGCAGACTGGGAAGCTAGATACGATGTAATACTGGGAATTGCACATGCTCTTGCATATTTGCATCATGACTGTGTTCCACCGATCATACATGGTGATGTAAAAGCCATGAATGTACTATTAGGCCGTCAAATGGAGCCGTATCTTGCTGATTTTGGTCTAGCAAGACTTTTAAATAGAGAAACAGATATTAGAGATACTTTAAAACAGAGCCAGAGACCTCATTTAGCTGGTTCTTATGGTTACATCGCACCTG AACATGCTTCAATGCAATGTATCATGGAAAAGAGTGATGTGTACAGTTTTGGGGTTGTTCTCTTAGAGGTTCTGACAGGAAGGCACCCTTTAGACCCAACGTTGCCAGGTGGTGCGCATTTGGTTCAATGGGTTCGAGAACACTTGCACAGTAAGCACGACCCAGTTGATATTTTGGACCCAAAGCTAAGGGGCAGAGCTGACCCTCAGATGCATGAAATGCTACAGACATTGGCTGTTTCATTTCTGTGCCTTGGGGCACGTCCTGATGATCGTCCTATGATGAAAGATATTGTGGCCATGCTCGAAGAAATCCGGCATGCGGACCCTGTGAGAACGGACACCGACTTGCTGAAAGGAAATATATCGGGCAATCATAGGTCTCCTAGTACCAAGAACGTGGTTTTGCAAGGCTCCTCTAGTTGCTCTTTTGAATTCTCTGATGAATCTGTTTAA